From a region of the Fischerella sp. JS2 genome:
- a CDS encoding AraC family transcriptional regulator, whose translation MSNNEPPQHLHLFEAGWDGLHLLYEIEPANDPMPEVYLGQHFIIIALDDFRASYMLNGRWQHIDYTQGEIAIIPATQLFPQAKVDREVPLLELFLEPAKLARVVDESIGVEQFELLPQWHLRDPLIQHLGLVLKAELETGGADSRLYVESMTTALSAHLLRRYSSRQEDIKSYTGGLPKHKLREVVSYIHDHLDENLTLTELSNVVHISPHYFASLFKQSTGLSPHQYVMKCRIERAKQLLLKRELTIVEISQQVGFQNQSHFTRVFRQLTKTTPKVYRDKL comes from the coding sequence GTGTCCAACAACGAACCTCCCCAGCATTTACATTTGTTTGAAGCAGGATGGGATGGTTTACACCTTCTCTATGAAATAGAACCCGCTAACGATCCCATGCCTGAAGTTTACTTGGGTCAGCATTTTATTATTATTGCTCTAGATGATTTTCGTGCTAGTTATATGCTGAATGGGCGTTGGCAGCATATTGATTACACTCAAGGTGAAATTGCTATTATCCCGGCTACCCAACTCTTTCCTCAAGCAAAGGTTGATCGCGAAGTACCATTACTAGAATTGTTTTTGGAACCTGCAAAGCTAGCGCGTGTAGTAGATGAATCAATTGGTGTAGAACAGTTTGAGCTTTTGCCGCAGTGGCATTTACGTGATCCGTTAATTCAGCATTTAGGCTTGGTGCTAAAAGCGGAACTGGAAACAGGGGGTGCAGACAGTCGGCTTTATGTAGAGTCAATGACAACAGCCCTTTCCGCACATTTACTGAGGCGATACTCATCTCGCCAAGAGGATATAAAAAGTTATACGGGTGGATTGCCTAAGCATAAGCTAAGGGAAGTAGTCAGCTATATTCATGACCATTTAGATGAGAATTTAACTTTAACAGAATTGAGTAACGTAGTTCATATCAGTCCCCATTATTTTGCTAGTTTATTTAAGCAATCTACAGGACTTTCACCGCATCAGTATGTGATGAAGTGTCGGATTGAAAGAGCAAAGCAATTGTTATTGAAGCGAGAATTGACAATTGTGGAAATTTCTCAGCAAGTAGGTTTTCAAAATCAGAGTCATTTTACAAGAGTGTTTCGACAACTAACTAAAACTACACCAAAGGTATACAGAGATAAACTCTAA